One region of Oryza glaberrima chromosome 7, OglaRS2, whole genome shotgun sequence genomic DNA includes:
- the LOC127780303 gene encoding uncharacterized protein LOC127780303, with product MVTRLRWWRRRATRQQWGEDLRASSGGGAAGFGCSTTTAGSFPADGLVGLSGDAVSLVTQLGGEASFGRRFSCCLVPHSVNTSSALNFGTLTNVTKLGAASTTLVAGDVDTYYTVVLDFVKVGNKTVASAASSCIINAKISFVTPANCK from the exons ATGGTGacgcggctgcggtggtggcggcgacgggcgacgcggcagcAGTGGGGGGAGGACCTGCGGGCGAGCAGtggtggaggggcggcgggg TTCGGCTGCTCCACCACGACGGCCGGCTCGTTCCCGGCCGACGGGCTGGTCGGGCTCAGCGGCGACGCGGTCTCCCTCGTGACgcagctcggcggcgaggcgtctTTCGGCCGGAGATTCTCCTGCTGCCTCGTCCCGCACTCCGTCAACACATCGTCGGCGCTCAACTTCGGCACCCTCACCAACGTCACCAAGCTCGGCGCAGCGAGCACGACGCTCGTCGCCGGGGACGTGGACACGTACTACACCGTGGTCCTCGACTTCGTCAAGGTCGGCAACAAGACGGTGGCATCAGCGGCGAGCTCCTGCATCATCAATGCAAAAATAAGCTTTGTTACTCCTGCAAATTGCAAGTGA